A DNA window from Sylvia atricapilla isolate bSylAtr1 chromosome 6, bSylAtr1.pri, whole genome shotgun sequence contains the following coding sequences:
- the PRDM11 gene encoding PR domain-containing protein 11 isoform X2 codes for MEIEPNLSSFEFPGDKMLQNEMSEKNVENQDDARGALQFTTLKQGKSPYKRSCEEGESHPQTKKKKIDLIFKDVLEASLESARFEENQLATSTSLSLRRASKYQAEDIFEQCGSAMQHSSLSLSRNESEREWKVPHSSSFISAKEMSVLEDEEEEPLSLHADSPTELSLASAQGNSHEIPTTSFCPNCIRLKKKIRELQAELDMLRSGKLPEAPVLPPQVPELQEFSDPTASESIISVPTIMEDDDQEVDSADESVSNDMIAATDEPSKMSSATGRRIRRFKQEWLKKFWFLRYSPTLNEMWCHVCRQYTVQSSRTSAFIIGSKQFKIHTIKLHSQSNLHKKCLQLYKLRMHPEKTEEMCRNMTLLFNTAYHLALEGRPYYDFRPLAELLRKCELKVVDQYMNEGDCQILIHHIARALREDLVERIRQSPFLSIILDGQSDDLLADTVAVYVQYTSSDGPPATEFLSLQELGFSTTDSYLQALDRAFSSLGIRLQDEKPTIGLGVDGANITASLRANLFMTIRKTLPWLLCLPFMVHRPHLEILDAISGKELPCLEELENNLKQLLSFYRYSPRLMCELRVTAATLCEETEFLGDIRAVKWIIGEQNVLNALIKDYLEVVAHLKDVSGQTQRADASAIALALLQFLMDYQSIKLIYFLLDVIAVLSRLAYVFQGEYLLVSQVDDKIEEAIQEISRLADSPGEYLQEFEENFRESFNGIAVKNLRVAEAKFQSIREKICQKTQVILAQRFDSRSRTFVKACQVFDLAAWPRSTDELMSYGKEDMVQIFEHLETVPSFSREVCREGMDTRGSLLMEWRELKVDYYTKNGFKDLLSHICKYKQRFPLLNKIVQILKVLPTSSACCEKGRTALQRVRKNNRSRLTLEQLSDLLTIAVNGPPIANFDCKRALDSWFEEKSGNSYALSAEMLSRMSSLDQKPMLQSMDHGSEFYPDI; via the exons ATGGAAATTGAGCCAAACCTATCGTCTTTTGAATTTCCAG GAGACAAAATGTTACAGAACGAAATGTCAGAAAAGAATGTAGAAAATCAAGATGATGCAAGGGGAGCACTCCAGTTTACTACCTTAAAGCAGGGGAAGAGCCCCTACAAGCGCAGCTGTGAGGAGGGGGAATCCCACccccaaacaaagaaaaaaaaaattgacctGATCTTCAAAGATGTCCTGGAGGCTTCTTTGGAGTCTGCCAGGTTTGAAGAGAACCAGTTAGCAACAAGTACATCACTTTCCCTCAGAAGAGCATCTAAATACCAGGCTGAAGACATCTTTGAGCAGTGTGGCAGTGCcatgcagcacagctccctcagcctcagcAGAAACGAGAGTGAGAGAGAATGGAAGGTCCCTCACAGTTCCTCATTCATCTCAGCCAAGGAGATGAGTGTCCTTGAAGACGAGGAAGAAGAACCCCTGTCTCTTCATGCAGACAGCCCAACCGAGCTGTCACTGGCCTCTGCACAAGGCAACTCCCATGAAATCCCCACCACATCCTTCTGCCCCAACTGCATCCggctgaagaagaaaatccGGGAGCTGCAAGCTGAGTTAGACATGCTGAGATCTGGGAAGTTACCCGAGGCACCTGTGTTACCGCCCCAGGTACCCGAGCTCCAAGAGTTCTCAGACCCCACAG CTTCAGAAAGCATCATCTCAGTTCCCACCATCATGGAGGATGATGACCAAGAGGTGGATTCTGCTGATGAGTCAGTTTCCAATGACATGATTGCTGCTACAGATGAGCCTTCCAAGATGTCTTCTGCAACAGGCCGGAGGATACGTCGGTTCAAACAAGAGTGGCTTAAAAAGTTTTGGTTCCTGCGGTACTCCCCAACACTGAATGAGATGTGGTGCCATGTCTGTAGGCAGTACACAGTGCAATCTTCTCGGACTTCAGCCTTCATCATTGGCTCTAAGCAGTTCAAGATACACACAATAAAGCTTCACAGCCAGAGCAACCTCCACAAGAAGTGCCTGCAGCTTTACAAGCTCAGGATGCACCcagagaagacagaagagaTGTGCCGAAATATGACCCTGCTCTTCAATACCGCCTACCACCTGGCCCTGGAGGGCAGGCCCTACTATGACTTTCGGCCTCTGGCAGAACTACTGAGAAAGTGTGAACTCAAGGTGGTGGATCAGTACATGAATGAAGGAGACTGCCAGATCTTAATTCACCATATCGCCCGGGCTCTCCGAGAGGACCTGGTTGAGCGAATCCGGCAGTCTCCCTTCCTCAGCATCATTCTGGATGGGCAGAGCGACGACTTGCTTGCAGACACAGTTGCAGTCTATGTGCAGTACACGAGCAGTGATGGGCCTCCAGCAACTGAATTCCTGTCTCTTCAGGAACTCGGCTTTTCTACAACGGACAGTTACCTCCAGGCATTGGACCGGGCTTTTTCCAGCCTGGGAATACGATTGCAGGATGAGAAGCCAACTATTGGCTTGGGAGTTGATGGTGCTAACATTACTGCCAGCCTGAGAGCCAATTTGTTCATGACAATCAGAAAGACCTTGCCCTGGCTTCTCTGCCTTCCCTTTATGGTGCATAGGCCCCACTTGGAAATTTTGGATGCCATTAGTGGAAAGGAACTACCATGTCTGGAGGAGCTAGAAAACAATTTGAAGCAGCTGCTCAGTTTCTATCGTTATTCTCCCCGACTCATGTGTGAGTTAAGGGTCACTGCTGCCACTCTGTGTGAGGAGACGGAGTTCCTGGGGGACATTCGAGCAGTGAAGTGGATCATTGGGGAGCAGAACGTGCTCAACGCTCTCATCAAGGATTACCTTGAGGTTGTGGCCCATCTCAAAGATGTCAGTGGCCAGACCCAAAGGGCAGATGCTTCTGCCATTGCCTTGGCCCTCCTGCAGTTCCTGATGGACTACCAGTCGATTAAACTCATCTACTTCCTGCTGGATGTGATTGCTGTGCTTTCACGCCTTGCCTACGTCTTCCAGGGGGAGTACCTTCTTGTGTCGCAGGTGGATGATAAAATAGAGGAGGCCATCCAGGAGATCAGCCGGCTAGCAGACTCCCCTGGGGAGTATTTGCAGGAGTTTGAGGAAAACTTCCGTGAAAGCTTTAATGGCATTGCTGTGAAAAACCTACGGGTGGCTGAAGCCAAATTCCAGTCGATCAGAGAAAAAATCTGCCAGAAGACCCAGGTGATCCTAGCCCAAAGGTTCGATTCCCGCAGCCGGACATTTGTGAAGGCCTGTCAGGTATTTGACCTTGCAGCTTGGCCCAGAAGCACTGATGAGCTCATGAGCTATGGGAAGGAGGATATGGTACAAATATTTGAACACCTGGAGACAGTCCCATCATTTTCCAGAGAGGTTTGCAGAGAGGGGATGGACACGCGAGGGAGTCTGCTGATGGAGTGGCGAGAACTCAAGGTGGATTATTATAccaaaaatggttttaaagacTTGCTCAGTCACATTTGTAAATACAAGCAGAGATTTCCCCTCCTAAATAAAATAGTTCAGATCCTCAAAGTCCTTCCCACCTCTTCGGCCTGCTGTGAGAAGGGGCGCACCGCCCTGCAGAGAGTGCGCAAGAACAACCGCTCTCGGCTGACgctggagcagctcagtgaCCTGTTGACGATTGCTGTTAATGGGCCACCCATTGCCAACTTCGACTGCAAAAGGGCACTCGACAGCTGGTTCGAGGAGAAGTCAGGCAATAGCTACGCGCTCTCAGCCGAAATGCTGAGCAGGATGTCATCTCTTGACCAGAAGCCGATGTTGCAGAGCATGGACCATGGCTCTGAGTTTTACCCTGATATTTAG